Proteins encoded together in one Coffea arabica cultivar ET-39 chromosome 2c, Coffea Arabica ET-39 HiFi, whole genome shotgun sequence window:
- the LOC140004140 gene encoding uncharacterized protein isoform X4 — MLDPLNTPANFNRDGGFDIMSVLERQEAIWMKWQEEQLHHPPPLPLQVRQLGHDFFNSTDQLNVFSSPAQAHHHFHGFITNDHHFSGLLTQGILKQDPGVQTTTGCDNFTNIGGPSAGLGACELGNITGFGMDYAVSRTVSCPPAMAAAMADVATAASKGRETTLPEKLSSSAGRESFKKRKADKTQNQKEATEQEGKDKRSRGCQKEEDSKVTEQKSTSKNTATNNTINREASENSKISEVQKPDYIHVRARRGQATDSHSLAERVRREKISERMKYLQDLVPGCNKITGKAGMLDEIINYVQSLQRQVEFLSMKLAAINPRLDFNIGDISTKEQVVSCCGLETGADPSEMALRRTISAPVSIHETLRDSPYFSQIHPSSTWDAELQSLYALEFQQGKSTSLLSQPCTGYLGGSNVKMVI; from the exons ATGCTGGACCCTCTAAACACGCCGGCAAATTTCAACAGGGACGGTGGTTTTGATATAATGAGCGTGCTAGAACGGCAAGAAGCAATTTGGATGAAGTGGCAAGAAGAGCAGCTCCACCACCCACCGCCACTACCATTACAAGTGCGGCAACTGGGACATGATTTTTTCAACTCAACTGACCAGCTGAATGTGTTCTCCTCTCCTGCTCAAGCTCATCACCATTTTCATGGGTTTATCACTAATGATCACCATTTTTCTGGGCTGCTGACTCAGGGGATATTGAAGCAGGATCCAGGTGTCCAAACTACTACTGGCTGTgataattttacaaatattgGAGGGCCAAGTGCAGGGCTTGGGGCTTGCGAGCTTGGAAACATTACTGGTTTCGGAATGGATTACGCAGTCTCGAGGACTGTCAGTTGTCCACCAGCAATGGCAGCTGCAATGGCGGATGTGGCAACCGCTGCCAGTAAGGGAAGGGAGACTACACTGCCTGAGAAGCTGAGCTCTAGTGCAGGGAGAGAGAGCTTCAAGAAGAGGAAGGCTGACAAGACCCAAAACCAGAAG GAAGCAACAGAACAGGAGGGCAAAGACAAGAGATCGAGAGGATGCCAGAAAGAGGAAGATTCCAAGGTCACAGAGCAAAAAAGCACGAGCAAGAATACTGCTACAAACAACACTATCAACAGAGAAGCTTCAGAGAACTCGAAGATATCTGAGGTTCAGAAACCAGACTACATTCATGTCCGAGCACGTCGTGGTCAAGCCACTGATAGCCATAGCTTGGCTGAAAGA GTAAGGAGGGAAAAGATTAGCGAGAGGATGAAATATCTGCAGGATTTGGTACCAGGATGTAATAAGATCACCGGAAAAGCAGGAATGCTCGATGAGATAATCAACTATGTTCAGTCGCTTCAAAGACAAGTTGAG TTCCTGTCCATGAAACTGGCCGCAATAAATCCAAGGCTTGATTTCAACATCGGCGACATTTCCACAAAAGAG CAAGTGGTTTCGTGTTGCGGATTGGAAACTGGCGCAGATCCCTCTGAAATGGCACTTCGGAGAACCATTAGTGCCCCTGTGTCAATCCATGAAACGCTCAGGGACTCACCTTATTTCAGT CAAATCCATCCCTCTTCAACTTGGGATGCTGAGTTACAGAGCCTCTACGCGCTGGAGTTTCAACAAGGGAAATCAACATCATTGCTTTCTCAGCCATGTACAG GTTATTTAGGAGGCAGCAATGTAAAGATGGTGATCTGA
- the LOC140004140 gene encoding uncharacterized protein isoform X2 has translation MLDPLNTPANFNRDGGFDIMSVLERQEAIWMKWQEEQLHHPPPLPLQVRQLGHDFFNSTDQLNVFSSPAQAHHHFHGFITNDHHFSGLLTQGILKQDPGVQTTTGCDNFTNIGGPSAGLGACELGNITGFGMDYAVSRTVSCPPAMAAAMADVATAASKGRETTLPEKLSSSAGRESFKKRKADKTQNQKEATEQEGKDKRSRGCQKEEDSKVTEQKSTSKNTATNNTINREASENSKISEVQKPDYIHVRARRGQATDSHSLAERVRREKISERMKYLQDLVPGCNKITGKAGMLDEIINYVQSLQRQVEFLSMKLAAINPRLDFNIGDISTKEIFAVGTSELHTIGSTSEIINPLNYPFDSIQQVVSCCGLETGADPSEMALRRTISAPVSIHETLRDSPYFSQIHPSSTWDAELQSLYALEFQQGKSTSLLSQPCTGYLGGSNVKMVI, from the exons ATGCTGGACCCTCTAAACACGCCGGCAAATTTCAACAGGGACGGTGGTTTTGATATAATGAGCGTGCTAGAACGGCAAGAAGCAATTTGGATGAAGTGGCAAGAAGAGCAGCTCCACCACCCACCGCCACTACCATTACAAGTGCGGCAACTGGGACATGATTTTTTCAACTCAACTGACCAGCTGAATGTGTTCTCCTCTCCTGCTCAAGCTCATCACCATTTTCATGGGTTTATCACTAATGATCACCATTTTTCTGGGCTGCTGACTCAGGGGATATTGAAGCAGGATCCAGGTGTCCAAACTACTACTGGCTGTgataattttacaaatattgGAGGGCCAAGTGCAGGGCTTGGGGCTTGCGAGCTTGGAAACATTACTGGTTTCGGAATGGATTACGCAGTCTCGAGGACTGTCAGTTGTCCACCAGCAATGGCAGCTGCAATGGCGGATGTGGCAACCGCTGCCAGTAAGGGAAGGGAGACTACACTGCCTGAGAAGCTGAGCTCTAGTGCAGGGAGAGAGAGCTTCAAGAAGAGGAAGGCTGACAAGACCCAAAACCAGAAG GAAGCAACAGAACAGGAGGGCAAAGACAAGAGATCGAGAGGATGCCAGAAAGAGGAAGATTCCAAGGTCACAGAGCAAAAAAGCACGAGCAAGAATACTGCTACAAACAACACTATCAACAGAGAAGCTTCAGAGAACTCGAAGATATCTGAGGTTCAGAAACCAGACTACATTCATGTCCGAGCACGTCGTGGTCAAGCCACTGATAGCCATAGCTTGGCTGAAAGA GTAAGGAGGGAAAAGATTAGCGAGAGGATGAAATATCTGCAGGATTTGGTACCAGGATGTAATAAGATCACCGGAAAAGCAGGAATGCTCGATGAGATAATCAACTATGTTCAGTCGCTTCAAAGACAAGTTGAG TTCCTGTCCATGAAACTGGCCGCAATAAATCCAAGGCTTGATTTCAACATCGGCGACATTTCCACAAAAGAG ATTTTTGCTGTTGGCACATCTGAATTACACACAATTGGTTCAACATCAGAGATAATTAATCCTCTCAATTACCCTTTTGATTCAATACAGCAAGTGGTTTCGTGTTGCGGATTGGAAACTGGCGCAGATCCCTCTGAAATGGCACTTCGGAGAACCATTAGTGCCCCTGTGTCAATCCATGAAACGCTCAGGGACTCACCTTATTTCAGT CAAATCCATCCCTCTTCAACTTGGGATGCTGAGTTACAGAGCCTCTACGCGCTGGAGTTTCAACAAGGGAAATCAACATCATTGCTTTCTCAGCCATGTACAG GTTATTTAGGAGGCAGCAATGTAAAGATGGTGATCTGA
- the LOC140004140 gene encoding uncharacterized protein isoform X3: MLDPLNTPANFNRDGGFDIMSVLERQEAIWMKWQEEQLHHPPPLPLQVRQLGHDFFNSTDQLNVFSSPAQAHHHFHGFITNDHHFSGLLTQGILKQDPGVQTTTGCDNFTNIGGPSAGLGACELGNITGFGMDYAVSRTVSCPPAMAAAMADVATAASKGRETTLPEKLSSSAGRESFKKRKADKTQNQKEATEQEGKDKRSRGCQKEEDSKVTEQKSTSKNTATNNTINREASENSKISEVQKPDYIHVRARRGQATDSHSLAERVRREKISERMKYLQDLVPGCNKITGKAGMLDEIINYVQSLQRQVEFLSMKLAAINPRLDFNIGDISTKEQVVSCCGLETGADPSEMALRRTISAPVSIHETLRDSPYFSQIHPSSTWDAELQSLYALEFQQGKSTSLLSQPCTGILMSCQTFGGYLIIPQGERRESS; the protein is encoded by the exons ATGCTGGACCCTCTAAACACGCCGGCAAATTTCAACAGGGACGGTGGTTTTGATATAATGAGCGTGCTAGAACGGCAAGAAGCAATTTGGATGAAGTGGCAAGAAGAGCAGCTCCACCACCCACCGCCACTACCATTACAAGTGCGGCAACTGGGACATGATTTTTTCAACTCAACTGACCAGCTGAATGTGTTCTCCTCTCCTGCTCAAGCTCATCACCATTTTCATGGGTTTATCACTAATGATCACCATTTTTCTGGGCTGCTGACTCAGGGGATATTGAAGCAGGATCCAGGTGTCCAAACTACTACTGGCTGTgataattttacaaatattgGAGGGCCAAGTGCAGGGCTTGGGGCTTGCGAGCTTGGAAACATTACTGGTTTCGGAATGGATTACGCAGTCTCGAGGACTGTCAGTTGTCCACCAGCAATGGCAGCTGCAATGGCGGATGTGGCAACCGCTGCCAGTAAGGGAAGGGAGACTACACTGCCTGAGAAGCTGAGCTCTAGTGCAGGGAGAGAGAGCTTCAAGAAGAGGAAGGCTGACAAGACCCAAAACCAGAAG GAAGCAACAGAACAGGAGGGCAAAGACAAGAGATCGAGAGGATGCCAGAAAGAGGAAGATTCCAAGGTCACAGAGCAAAAAAGCACGAGCAAGAATACTGCTACAAACAACACTATCAACAGAGAAGCTTCAGAGAACTCGAAGATATCTGAGGTTCAGAAACCAGACTACATTCATGTCCGAGCACGTCGTGGTCAAGCCACTGATAGCCATAGCTTGGCTGAAAGA GTAAGGAGGGAAAAGATTAGCGAGAGGATGAAATATCTGCAGGATTTGGTACCAGGATGTAATAAGATCACCGGAAAAGCAGGAATGCTCGATGAGATAATCAACTATGTTCAGTCGCTTCAAAGACAAGTTGAG TTCCTGTCCATGAAACTGGCCGCAATAAATCCAAGGCTTGATTTCAACATCGGCGACATTTCCACAAAAGAG CAAGTGGTTTCGTGTTGCGGATTGGAAACTGGCGCAGATCCCTCTGAAATGGCACTTCGGAGAACCATTAGTGCCCCTGTGTCAATCCATGAAACGCTCAGGGACTCACCTTATTTCAGT CAAATCCATCCCTCTTCAACTTGGGATGCTGAGTTACAGAGCCTCTACGCGCTGGAGTTTCAACAAGGGAAATCAACATCATTGCTTTCTCAGCCATGTACAGGTATCCTAATGTCTTGTCAAACTTTTGGTGGCTATTTGATAATTCCACAAGGAGAAAGACGAGAATCAAGCTAA
- the LOC140004140 gene encoding uncharacterized protein isoform X1, with translation MLDPLNTPANFNRDGGFDIMSVLERQEAIWMKWQEEQLHHPPPLPLQVRQLGHDFFNSTDQLNVFSSPAQAHHHFHGFITNDHHFSGLLTQGILKQDPGVQTTTGCDNFTNIGGPSAGLGACELGNITGFGMDYAVSRTVSCPPAMAAAMADVATAASKGRETTLPEKLSSSAGRESFKKRKADKTQNQKEATEQEGKDKRSRGCQKEEDSKVTEQKSTSKNTATNNTINREASENSKISEVQKPDYIHVRARRGQATDSHSLAERVRREKISERMKYLQDLVPGCNKITGKAGMLDEIINYVQSLQRQVEFLSMKLAAINPRLDFNIGDISTKEIFAVGTSELHTIGSTSEIINPLNYPFDSIQQVVSCCGLETGADPSEMALRRTISAPVSIHETLRDSPYFSQIHPSSTWDAELQSLYALEFQQGKSTSLLSQPCTGILMSCQTFGGYLIIPQGERRESS, from the exons ATGCTGGACCCTCTAAACACGCCGGCAAATTTCAACAGGGACGGTGGTTTTGATATAATGAGCGTGCTAGAACGGCAAGAAGCAATTTGGATGAAGTGGCAAGAAGAGCAGCTCCACCACCCACCGCCACTACCATTACAAGTGCGGCAACTGGGACATGATTTTTTCAACTCAACTGACCAGCTGAATGTGTTCTCCTCTCCTGCTCAAGCTCATCACCATTTTCATGGGTTTATCACTAATGATCACCATTTTTCTGGGCTGCTGACTCAGGGGATATTGAAGCAGGATCCAGGTGTCCAAACTACTACTGGCTGTgataattttacaaatattgGAGGGCCAAGTGCAGGGCTTGGGGCTTGCGAGCTTGGAAACATTACTGGTTTCGGAATGGATTACGCAGTCTCGAGGACTGTCAGTTGTCCACCAGCAATGGCAGCTGCAATGGCGGATGTGGCAACCGCTGCCAGTAAGGGAAGGGAGACTACACTGCCTGAGAAGCTGAGCTCTAGTGCAGGGAGAGAGAGCTTCAAGAAGAGGAAGGCTGACAAGACCCAAAACCAGAAG GAAGCAACAGAACAGGAGGGCAAAGACAAGAGATCGAGAGGATGCCAGAAAGAGGAAGATTCCAAGGTCACAGAGCAAAAAAGCACGAGCAAGAATACTGCTACAAACAACACTATCAACAGAGAAGCTTCAGAGAACTCGAAGATATCTGAGGTTCAGAAACCAGACTACATTCATGTCCGAGCACGTCGTGGTCAAGCCACTGATAGCCATAGCTTGGCTGAAAGA GTAAGGAGGGAAAAGATTAGCGAGAGGATGAAATATCTGCAGGATTTGGTACCAGGATGTAATAAGATCACCGGAAAAGCAGGAATGCTCGATGAGATAATCAACTATGTTCAGTCGCTTCAAAGACAAGTTGAG TTCCTGTCCATGAAACTGGCCGCAATAAATCCAAGGCTTGATTTCAACATCGGCGACATTTCCACAAAAGAG ATTTTTGCTGTTGGCACATCTGAATTACACACAATTGGTTCAACATCAGAGATAATTAATCCTCTCAATTACCCTTTTGATTCAATACAGCAAGTGGTTTCGTGTTGCGGATTGGAAACTGGCGCAGATCCCTCTGAAATGGCACTTCGGAGAACCATTAGTGCCCCTGTGTCAATCCATGAAACGCTCAGGGACTCACCTTATTTCAGT CAAATCCATCCCTCTTCAACTTGGGATGCTGAGTTACAGAGCCTCTACGCGCTGGAGTTTCAACAAGGGAAATCAACATCATTGCTTTCTCAGCCATGTACAGGTATCCTAATGTCTTGTCAAACTTTTGGTGGCTATTTGATAATTCCACAAGGAGAAAGACGAGAATCAAGCTAA